Within the Thermoflexus hugenholtzii JAD2 genome, the region CGCTCTGCGGCCGGACCTTTTGCACATCGAGGAGGAGCCCTACAACCTGGCCACTTATCACGCGGTCCGTCTGGCGAAGGGTCTGGGGATCCGCGTCGGCGTCTTCTCTTGGCAGAACCTTCTGCGCCAGTATCCGCCGCCCTTTCGATGGTGGGAGCGCGCGGTGCTGCGGGCGGCGGACTTCTTGATCGCCGGCAGCGAGACGGCCGCGCGGGTCTGGCGGGCCAAGGGCTACGCCGGCTTGATGGCGGTGATCCCTCAGTTCGGGGTGGATCCCGAGTCCTTCCGGCCTGCTCCCCCGCGCTCCCCGCGGCCGTTCACCATCGGATACGTCGGGCGCTGGGTGCCGGAGAAAGGGATCGACCTTCTGTTGCATGCAGTGGCCGGGCTGGAGGGGAACTGGCGGCTGCGGATCATCGGCAGCGGACCGGCGGGTCCCTCCCTGCGGCAGCTCGCGGCGCGCCTGGGGATCGTGGACCGCGTCGCCTTCGAGCCGCCCTCCCCCTCGACCCGGATGCCGGAGGTCTACGCGGGTCTGGACGTCTTGGTGCTGCCCTCTCGAACCCGGCCGAACTGGACGGAGCAGTTCGGCCGGGTGCTGATCGAGGCGATGGCCTGCGGCGTCCCGGTCATCGGCTCCTCCGCGGGGGAGATCCCATGGGTGATCGGGGACGCTGGCTTGGTGTTCCCGGAGGGCGATCCAGAGGCGTTGCGGGCGGCGCTGCGTCGGGTGATGAGGGATCCCGATTT harbors:
- a CDS encoding glycosyltransferase family 4 protein, which codes for MRVVLLSKALVVGTYQRKAEEIARHEGIELIVLVPPAWRDERGVLPLERAHTRGYTLLVEPIAFNGHFHLHFYPHLGRRLRALRPDLLHIEEEPYNLATYHAVRLAKGLGIRVGVFSWQNLLRQYPPPFRWWERAVLRAADFLIAGSETAARVWRAKGYAGLMAVIPQFGVDPESFRPAPPRSPRPFTIGYVGRWVPEKGIDLLLHAVAGLEGNWRLRIIGSGPAGPSLRQLAARLGIVDRVAFEPPSPSTRMPEVYAGLDVLVLPSRTRPNWTEQFGRVLIEAMACGVPVIGSSAGEIPWVIGDAGLVFPEGDPEALRAALRRVMRDPDLRAALRERGRTRVLERFTQAEIAQATVALYRRVIGGNAGSLPEPSCGVSR